The following are encoded in a window of Algiphilus aromaticivorans DG1253 genomic DNA:
- a CDS encoding phosphoglycerate kinase produces the protein MAILRMSDLDLAGKRLLIRQDLNVPISGGYITSDARLRAALPTLKQALEAGASVLVLSHLGRPKPGHLDPDNSLTLVAAWLSEQLDRVVPLVSDWIEGVELAPGQIALGENTRFAAGEKENDETLSRKMAELCDIYVNDAFGTAHRAEASTHGVARFAKVACAGPLLSAELEALGKAVANPKRPQVVIVGGAKVSTKLDLLTNLADKADQLIVGGGIANTFLAAAGFKVGKSLHEPDMLDTARAIHERIRANGGDIPLPEDVVVATEISSEARAEVRQVGDVLDDEMILDIGPKSARALGASLRNAGSIVWNGPVGVFEYDAFAAGTRILAHAIADSDAFSLAGGGDTLAAIDTFGVADRISYISTGGGAFLEFLEGKTLPAVGILEERAAG, from the coding sequence ATGGCCATCCTGCGCATGAGCGATCTGGACCTTGCCGGCAAGCGCTTGTTGATCCGGCAGGACCTCAACGTCCCGATCTCGGGCGGGTACATCACCTCCGACGCGCGGCTGCGCGCGGCGCTGCCCACCCTGAAGCAGGCGCTGGAAGCCGGCGCCTCGGTGCTGGTGCTGTCGCATCTGGGCCGCCCAAAGCCAGGGCATCTGGATCCCGACAACTCGCTGACGCTGGTTGCGGCCTGGCTTTCCGAGCAGCTCGATCGCGTCGTGCCGCTGGTCTCGGACTGGATCGAGGGCGTCGAGCTTGCCCCCGGCCAGATCGCTCTCGGCGAGAACACCCGTTTTGCCGCCGGCGAGAAGGAGAACGACGAGACGCTGTCGCGCAAGATGGCTGAGCTGTGCGACATCTACGTCAACGACGCCTTCGGCACGGCGCACCGCGCCGAGGCCTCCACGCACGGCGTGGCGCGTTTCGCCAAGGTCGCCTGCGCCGGCCCGCTGCTGTCGGCCGAGCTGGAAGCGCTGGGCAAGGCCGTGGCCAATCCGAAGCGGCCGCAGGTCGTCATCGTCGGCGGCGCCAAGGTGTCCACCAAGCTGGATCTGCTCACCAATCTGGCCGACAAGGCCGATCAGCTCATCGTCGGCGGCGGCATTGCCAACACCTTCCTCGCTGCGGCTGGCTTCAAGGTGGGCAAGTCGCTGCATGAGCCCGACATGCTCGACACCGCGCGCGCCATCCACGAGCGCATCCGCGCCAACGGCGGCGATATCCCGCTGCCTGAGGATGTCGTTGTGGCCACCGAGATCTCCAGCGAAGCGCGCGCCGAGGTGCGTCAGGTGGGCGACGTCCTGGACGACGAGATGATTCTCGACATCGGCCCGAAATCGGCGCGCGCGTTGGGCGCTTCGCTGCGCAACGCCGGCAGCATCGTCTGGAATGGCCCCGTCGGGGTTTTCGAGTACGACGCCTTCGCCGCCGGCACGCGCATCCTGGCGCATGCCATCGCCGACAGCGACGCCTTCTCTCTGGCAGGCGGCGGCGACACGCTGGCCGCCATCGATACCTTCGGGGTCGCCGACCGCATCAGCTACATCTCCACGGGTGGCGGCGCCTTCCTGGAGTTCCTGGAGGGCAAGACGCTGCCGGCAGTGGGCATCCTCGAAGAGCGCGCGGCGGGCTGA
- the gap gene encoding type I glyceraldehyde-3-phosphate dehydrogenase has translation MAVKVGINGYGRIGRNVLRALFESGRDDIEIVAINDLGSAETNAHLTRYDTAHGKFPGSVAVDGDFLVVNGKRIKVLAERDPAKLPWGELGVEIVMECTGFFASKDKASAHLQGGAKKVIISAPAGKDLKTIVYGVNHDTLTADDTVISNASCTTNCLAPLVKPLQDGIGIESGLMTTIHSYTNDQVLTDVYHSDLRRARSATHNMIPAKTGAAAAVGLVMPELDGKLDGYAIRVPTINVSMVDLGFIAKRDTSVAEIDKLLREAADGPLKGILNIVDGPLVSSDFNHDPASSSYDPSLTKVIGRNVKVCAWYDNEWGFSNRMLDTSVALSKAG, from the coding sequence ATGGCAGTGAAGGTAGGCATCAACGGCTACGGTCGCATCGGGCGCAACGTGCTGCGCGCCCTCTTCGAATCCGGCCGCGACGACATCGAGATCGTCGCCATCAACGATCTCGGCTCGGCCGAGACCAATGCCCACCTCACGCGCTATGACACCGCCCACGGCAAGTTCCCAGGCAGCGTCGCCGTCGATGGCGACTTCCTCGTGGTCAACGGCAAGCGCATCAAGGTGCTGGCCGAACGCGACCCTGCCAAGCTGCCCTGGGGCGAGCTGGGCGTGGAGATCGTCATGGAGTGCACCGGCTTCTTCGCCAGCAAGGACAAGGCCTCAGCGCACCTCCAGGGCGGCGCGAAGAAGGTGATCATTTCGGCGCCGGCCGGCAAGGATCTCAAGACCATCGTCTACGGCGTCAACCACGACACGTTGACCGCCGACGACACCGTCATCTCCAACGCCTCCTGCACGACGAACTGCCTGGCGCCGCTGGTCAAGCCGCTGCAGGACGGGATCGGTATCGAGTCGGGTCTGATGACGACGATCCACTCCTACACCAACGACCAGGTGCTGACCGACGTCTACCACTCGGACCTGCGTCGCGCGCGCTCGGCAACGCACAACATGATTCCCGCCAAGACCGGCGCTGCCGCGGCGGTGGGCCTGGTCATGCCGGAGCTGGACGGCAAGCTCGATGGCTACGCTATTCGCGTGCCCACCATCAACGTATCTATGGTCGATCTCGGCTTCATCGCCAAGCGCGATACCAGCGTCGCGGAAATCGACAAGCTGCTGCGCGAGGCCGCCGACGGCCCGCTCAAGGGCATCCTGAACATCGTCGACGGGCCGCTCGTGTCCAGCGACTTCAACCACGATCCGGCATCGAGCAGCTACGATCCGAGCCTGACCAAGGTCATCGGCCGCAACGTCAAGGTCTGCGCCTGGTACGACAACGAGTGGGGTTTCTCCAACCGCATGCTGGATACCAGCGTCGCGCTGTCCAAGGCCGGCTGA
- the tkt gene encoding transketolase: MTDHNLLANAVRALSMDAVQAAKSGHPGMPMGMADIATVLWRDFLKHNPRDPHWPDRDRFVLSNGHGSMLLYSLLHLSGYELPLDELRNFRQLHSKTPGHPENGITPGVETTTGPLGQGLTNAVGMALAEKLLALRYNRDTHTPVDHYTYCFIGDGCLMEGISHEACSLAGSFGLEKLIVFYDDNGISIDGECADWFADDTVGRFEAYGWRVIRNVDGHSQSEVQAAIENAREGTGQPTLIQCRTVIGFGAPNRQGTAKAHGEPLGEDEIRAARTELGWTHAPFEIPDEVYSAWDARAAGDKAQRAWQEAFEAYRGEHGEAAAELERRLRGELPGDWQEMVAQLVEQGLAADKPLATRKASNAVLDALGPQMPELLGGSADLTPSNGTQWKGARAITPTQPDGEYLHYGVREFGMSAIMNGLALHGGFIPYGGTFLTFSDYARNALRMAALMHQRSIFVYTHDSIGLGEDGPTHQAVEHASALRLIPQLDVWRPADLLESTVAWQAAIERADGPSALLFTRQNVDALPHAAEQVGDIRRGGYILFEPQKAPEAVVIATGSEVPMALGAAEALAQEGRAVRVVSMPCVERFLAQDADYREHVLPAALRKRLAVEAGVTQYWRGFVGLDGDVLGVDRFGESAPWTDVYALFGLDQDNVAARLRALLG, translated from the coding sequence GTGACTGACCATAATCTGCTCGCCAACGCCGTGCGCGCCCTGTCCATGGACGCCGTGCAGGCGGCCAAGTCGGGCCACCCGGGCATGCCGATGGGCATGGCCGATATCGCCACTGTGCTCTGGCGCGACTTCCTCAAGCACAACCCGCGCGATCCGCATTGGCCCGACCGCGACCGATTCGTGCTTTCCAATGGTCACGGCTCGATGCTGCTCTATTCGCTGCTGCATCTGAGTGGCTACGAGCTGCCGCTGGACGAGCTGCGCAACTTCCGCCAGCTGCATTCCAAGACCCCGGGCCATCCCGAGAACGGCATCACGCCGGGTGTCGAGACCACAACGGGTCCGCTGGGACAGGGGCTGACCAACGCGGTAGGTATGGCGCTGGCCGAGAAGCTGTTGGCGCTGCGTTACAACCGCGATACACACACGCCGGTGGACCACTACACCTATTGCTTCATCGGCGACGGCTGCCTCATGGAGGGCATCTCGCACGAAGCCTGCTCGTTGGCCGGCAGCTTCGGGCTGGAAAAGCTCATCGTCTTCTACGACGACAACGGCATCTCCATCGACGGTGAGTGCGCAGACTGGTTCGCCGACGATACCGTCGGTCGATTCGAGGCCTACGGCTGGCGCGTTATCCGCAATGTCGACGGCCACAGTCAGTCCGAGGTGCAGGCGGCCATCGAGAATGCGCGCGAGGGGACCGGCCAGCCGACGCTGATCCAGTGCCGCACGGTTATCGGCTTCGGCGCGCCCAATCGTCAGGGCACGGCCAAGGCGCACGGCGAGCCCCTGGGCGAGGACGAGATCCGCGCCGCGCGCACCGAGCTTGGCTGGACGCACGCTCCCTTCGAGATCCCCGACGAGGTCTACAGCGCCTGGGACGCCCGCGCCGCCGGCGACAAGGCGCAGCGCGCCTGGCAGGAGGCCTTCGAGGCCTATCGCGGAGAGCACGGCGAGGCCGCGGCCGAACTCGAGCGCCGCCTGCGTGGCGAACTGCCGGGCGACTGGCAGGAGATGGTGGCGCAGTTGGTCGAGCAGGGCCTGGCCGCAGACAAGCCGCTGGCCACGCGCAAGGCCTCCAACGCCGTCCTCGACGCGCTGGGTCCGCAGATGCCCGAGCTGTTGGGCGGCTCTGCCGACCTGACGCCCTCCAATGGCACGCAGTGGAAGGGGGCGCGCGCCATCACGCCGACGCAGCCGGACGGCGAATACCTGCACTACGGCGTGCGCGAGTTCGGCATGAGCGCGATCATGAACGGGCTGGCGCTGCACGGGGGCTTCATTCCCTACGGCGGCACCTTCCTCACCTTCTCCGACTACGCGCGCAACGCCCTGCGCATGGCGGCGCTGATGCATCAGCGCAGCATTTTCGTCTACACGCACGACTCCATCGGTCTCGGCGAGGACGGTCCGACGCACCAGGCCGTAGAGCACGCCTCGGCGCTGCGGCTGATCCCGCAGCTCGATGTCTGGCGCCCGGCCGATCTGCTGGAATCCACCGTCGCCTGGCAGGCGGCCATCGAGCGCGCCGACGGTCCGAGTGCGCTGCTCTTCACGCGCCAGAATGTCGACGCGCTGCCGCACGCGGCCGAACAGGTGGGCGACATCCGCCGCGGTGGCTACATCCTCTTCGAGCCCCAGAAGGCGCCGGAAGCGGTGGTCATCGCCACCGGATCGGAGGTGCCGATGGCGCTGGGCGCGGCCGAGGCGCTGGCGCAGGAAGGCCGCGCGGTGCGCGTGGTTTCCATGCCCTGCGTCGAGCGCTTCCTCGCCCAGGACGCGGACTACCGCGAGCACGTGCTGCCCGCCGCACTGCGCAAGCGGCTGGCCGTGGAGGCCGGCGTGACGCAGTACTGGCGGGGCTTCGTCGGGCTGGATGGCGACGTGCTGGGCGTGGACCGCTTCGGCGAATCGGCGCCCTGGACCGACGTTTACGCGCTCTTCGGTCTCGACCAGGACAACGTCGCGGCACGGCTACGCGCGCTGCTCGGCTGA
- a CDS encoding helix-turn-helix transcriptional regulator translates to MDALQRFVSRLYRAGVERPAEDFQRWALQQLKVIVPHDAAVWGMGHAERGRFHNVKVFGVDQDYANALERWLGENPIYPKLAENPGAPVDMRDVQGDEVFYKSRIYRNCFRPFGVERILSSGHMDPRCGLYTLLSLYRFDRDRPFSRRDRQNFRVAGFHLVHACSHNYFLHLARPASEGSDRPAAVVDCEGVLHEAQPEFIALLAQHMPDWQGMHLPQAVSAGIGGQARFAVGDLCVQIEPLADLYLLRIWEETPLDRLTAREREVVYAVSRGLSHKEAGRELGLAPTTVSSHLYRAYAKLGVGSRSALARLVHGMN, encoded by the coding sequence ATGGACGCGCTGCAGCGTTTCGTCAGCCGGCTCTATCGCGCCGGCGTCGAGCGCCCCGCCGAAGATTTCCAGCGCTGGGCGCTCCAGCAGCTGAAGGTGATCGTTCCCCACGACGCCGCTGTCTGGGGCATGGGGCACGCTGAGCGCGGGCGCTTTCATAACGTCAAGGTCTTCGGGGTCGATCAGGACTACGCAAACGCGCTGGAACGCTGGCTGGGCGAGAACCCCATCTACCCGAAGCTGGCGGAGAACCCCGGCGCACCGGTGGATATGCGCGACGTTCAGGGCGACGAGGTTTTCTACAAGAGCCGTATCTATCGCAACTGCTTCCGGCCCTTCGGTGTGGAGCGCATCCTCAGCTCGGGGCACATGGATCCACGCTGCGGGCTCTATACGCTGCTGTCGCTCTATCGCTTCGATCGCGACCGCCCCTTTTCCCGGCGCGACCGCCAGAACTTCCGCGTCGCGGGCTTTCATCTGGTGCACGCCTGCTCGCACAACTACTTCCTGCATCTGGCGCGCCCGGCTTCGGAGGGCTCGGACCGCCCCGCCGCCGTCGTCGACTGCGAGGGCGTGCTGCACGAGGCCCAGCCGGAGTTCATCGCGCTACTCGCGCAACACATGCCGGACTGGCAGGGTATGCACCTGCCGCAGGCCGTCAGCGCCGGCATCGGCGGCCAGGCGCGCTTCGCCGTCGGCGATCTCTGCGTGCAGATCGAGCCGCTGGCAGATCTCTATCTGCTGCGCATCTGGGAGGAGACGCCGCTGGATCGACTAACCGCGCGCGAGCGGGAAGTCGTCTACGCGGTGAGCCGGGGGCTGTCACACAAGGAAGCCGGGCGAGAGCTGGGGCTGGCGCCGACCACCGTTTCCAGCCACCTCTACCGTGCCTACGCCAAGCTCGGCGTCGGCTCGCGCAGTGCGCTGGCGCGTCTCGTCCACGGCATGAACTGA
- a CDS encoding thioredoxin family protein → MALTPSTMQPLGTPAPAFALPEPLTGNTVSLDDARGASGLVVMFICNHCPYVKHVRDELIRFAREAQARGVGVVAISANDAENYPEDAPEKMAAEARQHGFPFPYLHDASQEVAKAYQAACTPDFYCFGAELKLFYRGRLDAATPGNDAPNDGADLRAALDAMLAGANPPEPQQPSMGCNIKWRAA, encoded by the coding sequence ATGGCGCTAACCCCCTCAACCATGCAGCCTCTGGGCACGCCGGCACCCGCCTTCGCGCTGCCCGAGCCGCTGACCGGAAACACCGTGTCGCTCGACGATGCGCGCGGCGCCAGCGGCCTGGTGGTCATGTTCATCTGCAATCATTGCCCCTATGTGAAACATGTGCGGGACGAACTGATCCGCTTCGCGCGCGAAGCCCAGGCGCGCGGCGTTGGCGTGGTGGCCATATCGGCCAACGACGCGGAGAACTATCCGGAGGATGCGCCGGAGAAGATGGCCGCCGAAGCGCGGCAGCACGGTTTTCCCTTTCCCTACCTCCATGACGCCAGCCAAGAGGTCGCGAAGGCCTATCAGGCGGCCTGCACCCCGGACTTCTATTGCTTCGGCGCAGAGCTGAAGCTGTTCTACCGCGGCCGCCTCGACGCCGCGACGCCCGGAAACGATGCGCCCAACGACGGGGCCGACCTGCGCGCCGCCCTCGACGCCATGCTGGCCGGTGCCAATCCGCCCGAGCCGCAGCAGCCCAGCATGGGCTGCAACATCAAATGGCGCGCCGCGTGA
- the metK gene encoding methionine adenosyltransferase → MSDQISDAVVDAILAQDPHARIACESLVKTGIAMLAGEVTTTATVDFEELVRKVINDIGYTSSAVGFDGDTCGVLNGLGKQSPDIAQGVDRAKPEDQGAGDQGLMFGYACDETDSLMPAPIQFSHRLVQKQSELRKSGKLGWLRPDAKSQVSIRYDTEGKPSGIDAVVLSTQHDPDISQSDLKEAIMEEIVKPVLPADWINKDTKFHINPTGNFVIGGPVGDCGLTGRKIIVDTYGGMARHGGGAFSGKDPSKVDRSAAYAGRYVAKNVVAAGLATKCEIQISYAIGVAEPTSVFVTTFGTGKIDEAKIEQLVREHFDLRPYAIQNMLNLLHPMYQLTAAYGHFGREPKEETYRYTVIENGKEVEKKTTFTSFPWEKTDKADALRAAAGL, encoded by the coding sequence ATGTCCGACCAGATCTCGGACGCCGTTGTGGACGCGATCCTCGCGCAGGACCCGCACGCCCGCATCGCTTGCGAGTCGCTGGTGAAGACCGGCATCGCCATGCTGGCCGGTGAGGTCACCACCACCGCCACGGTCGATTTCGAGGAGTTGGTCCGCAAGGTCATCAACGACATCGGCTACACCTCTTCGGCCGTCGGCTTCGACGGCGACACCTGCGGCGTGCTGAACGGCCTGGGCAAGCAGAGCCCGGACATCGCGCAGGGCGTCGACCGCGCCAAGCCTGAGGATCAGGGTGCCGGCGACCAGGGCCTTATGTTCGGCTATGCCTGCGACGAGACGGACAGCCTCATGCCGGCGCCGATCCAGTTCTCGCACCGCCTGGTCCAGAAGCAGTCGGAACTGCGCAAGTCGGGCAAGCTCGGCTGGCTGCGCCCTGACGCCAAGTCGCAGGTCAGCATCCGCTACGACACCGAGGGCAAGCCCTCCGGCATCGACGCCGTGGTGCTCTCGACGCAGCACGATCCGGACATCTCCCAGAGCGACCTCAAGGAAGCCATCATGGAGGAGATCGTCAAGCCGGTGCTGCCGGCCGACTGGATCAACAAGGACACCAAGTTCCACATTAACCCGACCGGCAACTTCGTGATCGGCGGGCCGGTGGGTGACTGTGGCCTGACCGGTCGCAAGATCATCGTTGACACCTACGGCGGCATGGCACGCCACGGTGGCGGCGCCTTCTCGGGCAAGGATCCGTCTAAGGTTGACCGCTCGGCCGCCTATGCCGGCCGCTACGTCGCCAAGAACGTCGTCGCCGCCGGCCTGGCCACCAAGTGCGAGATCCAGATCAGCTACGCCATCGGCGTCGCCGAGCCGACCTCGGTCTTCGTGACCACCTTCGGCACCGGCAAGATCGACGAGGCCAAGATCGAGCAGCTTGTTCGCGAGCACTTCGACCTTCGCCCCTACGCGATCCAGAACATGCTGAACTTGCTGCACCCGATGTATCAGCTGACTGCTGCATACGGGCACTTCGGCCGCGAGCCGAAGGAAGAGACCTACCGCTATACGGTCATCGAGAACGGCAAGGAAGTCGAGAAGAAGACCACATTCACCAGCTTCCCGTGGGAAAAGACCGACAAGGCCGACGCGCTGCGCGCTGCGGCTGGCCTTTGA
- the ahcY gene encoding adenosylhomocysteinase — translation MNASVSPINKENFSDYKVADIGLADLGRQRIRMAEEEMPGLMSIREKYAPQKPLDGVRVTGSLHMTKETAVLIETLDQLGASVRWASCNIFSTTDDAAAAIASAGIPVFAWKGETLMEYWECTLNALTHPNMEGPQLIVDDGGDATLLIHKGVEMENGDTWCDSEGGNEEEQCVKAILRRTRDERPGFWKKVAEGLRGISEETTTGVHRLYQLAEQGKLLVPCINVNDSVTKSKFDNLYGCRESLADGIKRATDLMIAGKTAVICGYGDVGKGSAHSLRGLGARVVVTEIDPINALQAAMEGFEVKTVEDVLHEGDIYVTTTGNKDVITFDHMSNMKNNALVCNIGHFDNEIQVEKLNEAKDVKRETVKPQVDRYTFPNGRNIYMLAEGRLINLGCANGHPAYVMSNSFSNQTLAQIELWNNKDKYEKTVYRLPKKLDEEVAALHLGQIGVKLTKLSKEQADYIGVPVDGPYKPDHYRY, via the coding sequence ATGAACGCATCCGTATCCCCCATCAACAAAGAGAACTTCTCTGACTACAAGGTCGCCGACATCGGTCTGGCCGACCTCGGTCGTCAGCGCATCCGCATGGCCGAGGAGGAAATGCCCGGCCTGATGTCGATCCGCGAGAAGTATGCCCCGCAGAAGCCGCTCGACGGCGTCCGCGTCACCGGCAGCCTCCACATGACCAAGGAGACCGCCGTTCTGATCGAGACCCTCGACCAGCTTGGCGCCAGCGTCCGTTGGGCTTCCTGCAACATCTTCTCCACCACCGATGATGCGGCCGCTGCCATCGCTTCTGCCGGCATTCCGGTCTTCGCCTGGAAGGGCGAGACGCTGATGGAGTACTGGGAGTGCACGCTGAACGCGCTGACGCATCCCAACATGGAAGGCCCGCAGCTGATCGTCGACGACGGCGGTGACGCGACCCTGCTGATCCACAAGGGCGTCGAGATGGAGAACGGCGACACCTGGTGTGACAGCGAGGGCGGCAACGAGGAAGAGCAGTGCGTCAAGGCTATCCTCCGCCGCACGCGTGACGAGCGCCCCGGCTTCTGGAAGAAGGTCGCCGAAGGCCTGCGTGGCATCTCCGAGGAGACCACCACCGGCGTGCACCGCCTCTACCAGCTCGCCGAACAGGGCAAGCTGCTGGTGCCGTGCATCAACGTCAACGATTCGGTCACCAAGTCGAAGTTCGACAACCTCTATGGCTGCCGCGAGTCGCTGGCTGACGGCATCAAGCGCGCCACCGACCTGATGATCGCCGGCAAGACCGCCGTGATCTGCGGCTATGGCGACGTCGGCAAGGGCTCGGCGCATTCGCTGCGCGGCCTCGGTGCCCGTGTGGTCGTCACCGAGATCGACCCCATCAACGCTCTGCAGGCCGCGATGGAAGGCTTCGAGGTGAAGACGGTGGAAGACGTCCTGCACGAGGGTGACATCTACGTCACCACTACGGGCAACAAGGACGTGATCACCTTCGATCACATGTCGAACATGAAGAACAACGCCCTGGTCTGCAACATCGGCCACTTCGACAACGAGATCCAGGTCGAGAAGCTGAACGAGGCCAAGGACGTGAAGCGCGAGACCGTGAAGCCGCAGGTCGACCGCTACACCTTCCCGAACGGGCGCAACATCTACATGCTCGCCGAAGGCCGCCTGATCAACCTCGGCTGCGCCAATGGCCACCCGGCCTACGTCATGTCGAACTCCTTCTCGAACCAGACGCTCGCGCAGATCGAGCTCTGGAACAACAAGGACAAGTACGAGAAGACGGTCTACCGCCTGCCGAAGAAGCTGGACGAAGAGGTTGCCGCGCTGCACCTCGGCCAGATCGGCGTGAAGCTGACCAAGCTGTCGAAGGAGCAGGCCGACTACATCGGCGTGCCGGTGGACGGGCCGTACAAGCCCGATCACTACCGCTACTAA